The following proteins are co-located in the Polystyrenella longa genome:
- a CDS encoding leucine-rich repeat domain-containing protein: MTDAEIENEIELTRYQRWRYSSLFLPSLLLILLVGVFAASMGRELYRRHSLNSYVSQLGGTIHRATPTEQYTLLNYSSAGSKVYSKRYYVVKLPQVEISDSQLQELAERMQVLNAIYRLDLSDATVTDVDFSCLSEPLELMSLQLVGTNLTETQLEQISQLQELIELDLSRNELSLVGIQFLARLEELTTLRLDHVSLTDEMVEELGRIPAIRFLSITNSGVTEETVKALVKSHPQIEITDD, from the coding sequence ATGACTGACGCTGAAATCGAAAATGAAATCGAACTGACTCGATATCAGCGATGGCGTTATTCTTCCCTCTTTCTGCCTTCGCTTCTATTGATATTATTGGTGGGTGTCTTTGCTGCCTCAATGGGGCGGGAACTCTACAGAAGGCATTCGCTCAATAGCTATGTCTCTCAGCTCGGCGGAACCATTCATCGCGCGACTCCCACCGAGCAATATACTCTGCTGAATTATTCTTCCGCCGGGAGCAAGGTCTATTCAAAGCGATATTACGTAGTCAAACTGCCACAAGTCGAAATTAGCGATTCGCAGTTACAGGAACTTGCTGAACGAATGCAGGTACTCAATGCGATCTACCGCCTTGATCTCAGTGACGCTACCGTTACCGACGTTGATTTTTCCTGTTTAAGTGAACCACTCGAATTGATGAGCCTTCAACTTGTTGGAACAAACCTGACGGAAACTCAGCTGGAACAGATCAGCCAGTTGCAGGAGTTGATTGAACTTGATCTCAGCCGGAACGAGCTGAGCTTGGTGGGAATACAGTTTCTCGCTCGCCTGGAGGAACTGACGACACTGCGGTTGGATCACGTTTCGCTTACCGATGAGATGGTCGAAGAACTCGGGAGAATCCCGGCAATTCGTTTCCTCAGCATCACCAATTCCGGCGTAACCGAAGAAACGGTAAAGGCGTTGGTGAAGTCGCATCCTCAGATTGAGATTACTGACGATTGA
- the nadB gene encoding L-aspartate oxidase gives MVFPPLQFTPHRRYLTRFDPKRVPHMFTDVLIVGGGIAGIRAALEIDPKLQTVVVTKDSLGLSNSVYAQGGIAGVLDPLDNVANHISDTISAGKGLCDDEIVKMVVEEAPVRIRELATLGTHFDTTTTGEIALTQEGGHSHARVAHALGDATGKEIMRAMHVQVRNREEQKHLQVWEETYTIDLLTHEGVCRGAIVWNPNHGKTFVWAKQTIIATGGAGQLYRETTNPSIATGDGHAIAFRAGAEMRDMEMMQFHPTVLYIAGGSRHLISEAVRGEGAYLVDCNGYRFMQDYDPQMELAPRDIVSRSITAQMEKTNHPCTYLDLTHLPAKLIDERFPHIGQVCREFGIDIHHDRVPVRPGAHYMIGGVVVDSLGQTTLPGLWAAGEVTSSGLHGANRLGSNSLLEGLVFGLRAGRGASDAALDQRDSFTAPGVLSEWSDVVPHEDNLNLMDVQNALTSLMWRKAGIKRDDPGLKEAINQLAFWDRYVSLREFSTPTGWELQNLLHVAQLLTISARTREESRGVHFRSDHPETNPEMKNHIRMTASY, from the coding sequence ATGGTTTTTCCGCCGCTGCAATTTACCCCTCATCGCCGCTATCTGACACGGTTCGATCCCAAACGGGTCCCGCACATGTTCACCGATGTGCTGATCGTCGGTGGAGGGATTGCCGGAATCCGGGCCGCTCTTGAGATCGATCCGAAGCTGCAAACCGTGGTGGTCACCAAAGATTCCCTGGGTCTCTCGAACAGTGTCTATGCTCAAGGAGGAATTGCGGGCGTACTCGATCCACTGGACAATGTGGCCAATCATATCTCCGATACGATCTCCGCCGGCAAAGGGTTGTGTGACGATGAGATCGTCAAGATGGTCGTCGAGGAAGCCCCGGTCCGAATTCGTGAACTCGCGACATTAGGCACTCACTTCGATACCACCACCACGGGTGAGATCGCGCTGACTCAAGAAGGAGGCCACAGTCACGCACGAGTGGCACACGCCTTAGGAGATGCGACTGGCAAAGAAATTATGCGGGCGATGCACGTGCAGGTCCGAAACCGCGAAGAGCAGAAACATCTCCAGGTGTGGGAAGAAACCTATACAATCGATTTGCTGACGCACGAGGGTGTGTGTCGGGGCGCGATCGTCTGGAATCCTAATCATGGAAAAACATTTGTCTGGGCCAAACAGACTATCATTGCGACGGGCGGTGCCGGACAGCTTTATCGAGAGACGACGAACCCGTCAATCGCCACTGGCGACGGCCACGCCATTGCTTTCCGCGCTGGTGCCGAGATGCGGGATATGGAGATGATGCAGTTCCATCCGACGGTGCTCTACATCGCCGGTGGATCCCGTCACCTCATTTCTGAGGCAGTAAGAGGAGAAGGTGCCTACTTGGTGGACTGCAACGGTTACCGGTTCATGCAGGATTACGATCCGCAGATGGAGTTGGCTCCGCGGGATATCGTCAGCCGTTCAATTACTGCTCAAATGGAAAAGACGAATCACCCCTGCACCTATCTCGATCTGACTCACTTGCCAGCAAAATTGATCGACGAACGGTTTCCGCACATCGGTCAAGTCTGTCGGGAATTCGGAATTGATATTCACCATGACCGCGTTCCCGTACGTCCGGGAGCCCACTACATGATTGGCGGGGTCGTAGTTGACTCGCTGGGACAAACCACCCTGCCCGGATTGTGGGCGGCAGGTGAGGTGACTTCCAGTGGATTACATGGTGCCAATCGCCTTGGTTCAAACAGTTTACTGGAAGGACTGGTCTTCGGGCTGCGAGCGGGAAGGGGTGCCTCGGATGCGGCGCTCGATCAACGTGATTCGTTCACGGCCCCGGGGGTTCTCTCCGAATGGTCCGACGTTGTTCCGCATGAAGATAATCTGAATCTGATGGATGTGCAGAATGCATTGACTAGTTTAATGTGGCGTAAGGCGGGGATTAAACGAGATGACCCGGGTTTGAAAGAGGCGATCAATCAGCTTGCCTTCTGGGATCGTTACGTGTCGCTGCGAGAATTCTCGACTCCTACCGGTTGGGAATTGCAGAACCTATTGCACGTCGCCCAACTTCTCACGATCTCTGCCCGTACTCGCGAAGAGAGTCGGGGAGTGCATTTCCGTAGTGACCACCCTGAAACCAATCCGGAAATGAAAAATCATATTCGGATGACCGCCAGCTACTGA
- a CDS encoding SDR family oxidoreductase produces MSSASYLQKLFGLDGKTAIVIGGTGVLGGAIAESLASAGAYTFIVGRNESNGAEIVKTIEAAGGQAEFFKADATTRNDLEKLVEHLKSNDRQCDVLINGAGVNSPTPFLEIEDDEWDRIMNINLRGVRVACQVFAKFMLDSGTQGSIINVASLSAMIPLSRVFTYSASKAAVLNLTQNLAREWATDGIRVNAISPGFFPAEQNRKVLTEERVSSIMTHTPMQRFGTPEELAGAILLMAAPRAGSFLTGHNMVVDGGFSSMTI; encoded by the coding sequence ATGAGCTCTGCCAGCTATCTGCAAAAATTGTTTGGACTGGATGGAAAAACCGCAATCGTCATCGGAGGTACCGGTGTTCTAGGTGGGGCCATCGCCGAATCTTTAGCTTCGGCTGGAGCGTATACATTCATCGTCGGTAGAAACGAATCCAATGGCGCTGAAATCGTGAAAACGATTGAAGCAGCGGGAGGACAGGCCGAGTTTTTCAAAGCGGATGCGACGACGCGGAACGATTTGGAAAAACTAGTGGAGCATTTGAAGTCGAACGATCGCCAGTGCGACGTGTTGATCAACGGTGCGGGTGTCAATTCACCCACCCCCTTCCTCGAAATCGAAGACGACGAGTGGGACCGCATCATGAACATCAACTTGCGTGGGGTGCGTGTTGCCTGTCAGGTCTTCGCGAAGTTCATGCTCGATTCAGGAACCCAGGGCTCCATCATCAATGTCGCCTCATTAAGTGCGATGATACCTCTTTCCCGAGTGTTTACTTATTCTGCCTCTAAAGCGGCCGTATTAAATCTGACGCAGAACCTGGCTCGTGAATGGGCCACGGACGGAATTCGTGTGAATGCGATTTCTCCTGGTTTCTTTCCAGCGGAGCAGAATCGGAAAGTCCTGACTGAGGAACGAGTTAGCAGCATCATGACACACACTCCCATGCAGCGATTTGGTACCCCGGAAGAGCTGGCCGGAGCGATCCTGCTGATGGCGGCTCCTCGAGCGGGTAGCTTTCTTACGGGGCACAATATGGTGGTCGATGGTGGTTTCAGTTCCATGACGATCTGA
- a CDS encoding menaquinone biosynthesis family protein: MMTDEKVLIRIGHSPDPDDAFMFHALANDKIETGKYRFTHELQDIESLNKRALKGELELTAVSLHGYAYMTDTYAICSCGASIGDNYGPMVVAREECAIEDLKGKKIAVPGTMTTAFLALKLLLGDTFEFEVHPFDEILNIVERGDADAGLIIHEGQLTYADQGLKLIVDLGEWWYKETDGLPLPLGANAIRKDLGQEVMEEVTEYLKQSIVYGLENRKEALAHAQKYGRDLDDAKADKFVGMYVNDYTVDFGDKGREAVKLLLKKGYEQGVIPNPVEIEFIG, translated from the coding sequence ATGATGACCGACGAAAAAGTTTTAATCCGCATTGGCCACAGCCCCGACCCAGACGACGCCTTCATGTTTCATGCATTGGCGAACGACAAGATTGAAACAGGCAAGTATCGTTTCACCCATGAGTTGCAGGACATCGAGTCCCTCAACAAGCGGGCACTCAAAGGGGAGTTGGAGTTAACCGCCGTCAGCCTGCACGGTTACGCCTACATGACCGACACCTATGCAATCTGCTCCTGCGGAGCGAGCATTGGTGACAATTATGGTCCCATGGTCGTCGCTCGCGAAGAATGTGCGATTGAAGACCTCAAAGGCAAGAAAATCGCCGTTCCAGGTACGATGACAACCGCTTTCCTCGCTCTGAAACTTCTTCTGGGCGATACGTTCGAGTTTGAAGTTCATCCCTTTGATGAAATTTTGAATATCGTCGAGCGGGGCGATGCCGACGCCGGCCTCATCATCCACGAAGGCCAACTCACCTATGCAGATCAGGGGCTTAAACTGATCGTCGACTTAGGCGAATGGTGGTACAAAGAGACCGATGGCCTTCCCCTTCCCCTGGGCGCGAACGCAATTCGCAAAGACTTGGGGCAGGAAGTGATGGAAGAAGTCACCGAGTATCTCAAACAGAGCATTGTCTACGGACTCGAAAATCGCAAAGAAGCGTTGGCGCATGCCCAGAAGTATGGCCGCGATCTGGACGATGCTAAAGCAGACAAGTTTGTCGGCATGTATGTGAACGATTATACGGTCGACTTCGGCGACAAAGGTCGCGAAGCGGTCAAACTGTTGCTGAAAAAAGGTTACGAACAGGGCGTAATTCCTAACCCGGTTGAAATCGAATTTATCGGTTAA